From the genome of Meleagris gallopavo isolate NT-WF06-2002-E0010 breed Aviagen turkey brand Nicholas breeding stock chromosome 24, Turkey_5.1, whole genome shotgun sequence, one region includes:
- the ANK1 gene encoding ankyrin-1 isoform X2, which yields MLEQESAVQADAATSFLRAARSGNLDKALDHLRNGVDINTCNQNGLNALHLASKEGHAKMVVELLHKEIVLETTTKKGNTALHIAALAGQQDVVRELVNYGANVNAQSQKGFTPLYMAAQENHLEVVKFLLENGANQNVATEDGFTPLAVALQQGHENVVAHLINYGTKGKVRLPALHIAARNDDTRTAAVLLQNDPNADVLSKTGFTPLHIAAHYENLSVAQLLLNRGASVNFTPQNGITPLHIASRRGNIIMVRLLLDRGAQIETRTKDELTPLHCAARNGHVRIAEILLDHGAPIQAKTKNGLSPIHMAAQGDHLDCVRLLLQYSAEIDDITLDHLTPLHVAAHCGHHRVAKLLVEKGAKPNSRALNGFTPLHIACKKNHVRVMELLLKTGASIDAVTESGLTPLHVAAFMGHLPIVKTLLQRGASPNVSNVKVETPLHMAARAGHMDVAKYLLQNKAKVNAKAKDDQTPLHCATRIGHTSMVQLLLENSANPNLATTAGHTPLHITAREGHVDTALALLEMGASQTCMTKKGFTPLHVAAKYGKVDVAELLLVHDAHPNAAGKNGLTPLHVAVYHNNLEIVKLLLPKGSSPHSSAWNGYTPLHIAAKQNQMEVASSLLQYGASANAESVQGVTPLHLASQEGHTDMVALLFSKQANGNLGNKSGLTPLHLVAQEGHVPVADVLVKHGVTVDATTRMGYTPLHVASHYGNIKLVKFLLQHQADVNAKTKLGYTPLHQAAQQGHTDVVTLLLKHGASPNEISTNGTTPLAIAKRLGYISVTDVLKIVTEETSIPPVSDKYRMSFPETVDEILDVSEDEEEELIAPKPRTPEPREQEVKREMLEFVTVTTLEQTEESVAIPQVPCVPPETVVTRAEEPEQVGSVETEAEQGSLLHAPSVSPQEPSKEFDEDSLIPSSPATETSDNISPVASPVHTGFLVSFMVDARGGSMRGSRHHGLRVVIPPRACAAPTRITCRLVKPQKLPAPPPLAEEEGLASRIIALGPAGAQFLSPVIVEIPHFASYGRGDRELVVLRSENGSVWKEHRNRYEESYMDQLLNGMDEELESQEELEKKRVCRIITTDFPLYFVVMSRICQDCDMIGPEGGCLKSTLVPMVQATFPDTAVTKKVRLALQAQPVPDELVTKLLGNQATFSPIVTVEPRRRKFHRPIGLRIPLPPSWKDNPRDSGEGDTTSLRLLCSVIGGTAQAQWEDITGTTKLVYEKECANFTTNVSARFWLADCPRTAEAVHFATMLYKELTAVPYMAKFVVFAKMNDGREGRLRCYCMTDDKVDKTLEQHENFTEVARSRDIEVVEGMPLHVELSGNLVPVKKATQSRTFHFQSFRENRLAIPIKVRDSSREASGSLSFLRKAMKYEDLQHVLCHLNISIPPCTKGSGTEERRRTLTPLSLRERYSILSESCFGSLSSTDRADQKMIDIAEQLGLSWAELARELQFGVDDINRIRVENPNSLLEQSIALLNLWVSREGKGVKIENLYTALRNIDRSEIVSTLEGSGRQSRSLKGSWRYTDRDYSLSPSQMNGYASLQDELLSPASLHYMLPSPLRADQYWNEVAIMDAIPMAATEQDALMEMSDMQVWSSGLTPSLVTAEDSSLECSKAEDSDATSEGRFPGQLLTDAHGPDHMGSMDLVEDDTVDSDAMNGLIELLEQEEGQRPEGKTPARDHQLGTGEQNPESEVSFVSVQQKVQARIVASPTVSHTVERSADRLRDWNAEGSFISCLQDLTEGSWQEGVTRRLGPAHTVAAGAQGQEQEQVLAPDVELMRVSSTEDSDWQPQHPAGSWPEEPDSRCFGQGNEVLHLPGEHVTEEQFTDEQGNIITKKVIRKVVRHLGPSDTDDRQEHEDLILEGSLQEPPKTWRQRLITSCTPSYRGTVWGPRISPQHQTTDLHTNLRREERKTEIGGKQGWLYMFQ from the exons ATGCTGGAGCAGGAGTCTGCTGTGCAG gctGATGCTGCGACCAGTTTTCTGAGAGCTGCAAGATCTGGGAATCTGGACAAAGCCTTGGATCATCTCAGGAATGGGGTAGATATTAACACCTGTAATCAG AATGGGCTGAACGCCTTGCACCTGGCCTCCAAGGAAGGCCACGCGAAAATGGTGGTGGAGCTTCTGCACAAGGAGATTGTTTTGGAGACCACGACCAAG AAGGgaaacacagccctgcacaTTGCTGCTCTCGCTGGACAGCAGGACGTAGTCCGGGAACTGGTGAACTATGGGGCCAATGTCAATGCTCAGTCACAG AAGGGATTCACACCACTCTACATGGCAGCACAGGAAAACCACCTGGAAGTTGTCAAGTTCCTGCTGGAAAATGGAGCTAACCAGAATGTAGCCACAGAG GATGGCTTCACACCGCTAGCTGTGGCTCTGCAGCAGGGTCATGAGAATGTGGTTGCTCACCTTATCAACTATGGGACAAAGGGAAAGGTCCGCCTGCCCGCCTTGCACATTGCAGCTCGCAACGATGACACCCGCACAGCCGCCGTGCTGCTGCAAAATGACCCCAATGCTGATGTCCTCTCCAAG ACTGGATTTACGCCCTTGCACATTGCAGCCCACTATGAGAATCTCAGTGTGGCCCAACTCTTGCTGAATCGTGGAGCCAGTGTCAACTTCACACCCCAG AATGGGATCACTCCTTTGCACATAGCCTCCCGTCGAGGCAACATCATCATGGTGCGGCTGCTGCTGGACCGTGGAGCCCAGATAGAGACAAGGACCAAG GATGAGTTGACGCCTCTCCACTGTGCAGCTCGCAATGGACATGTGCGAATTGCAGAGATCCTACTGGACCACGGTGCTCCCATTCAAGCCAAAACAAAG AACGGTCTGTCGCCGATCCACATGGCAGCACAGGGTGATCACCTGGACTGTGTGCGTCTACTCCTGCAGTACAGTGCTGAGATAGACGACATCACCCTGGACCACCTGACACCACTGCATGTAGCCGCGCACTGTGGCCACCACCGTGTGGCTAAACTGCTGGTGGAAAAGGGAGCCAAGCCCAACTCCAGAGCCCTG AATGGCTTCACGCCTCTCCACATCGCCTGCAAGAAGAACCACGTTCGGGTGATGGAATTGCTTCTGAAGACAGGAGCCTCCATTGATGCCGTCACGGAG TCCGGCCTGACCCCTTTGCATGTGGCTGCCTTCATGGGGCACTTGCCCATCGTCAAAACCCTGCTGCAGCGTGGAGCATCTCCTAATGTGTCCAATGTG AAAGTGGAGACTCCCCTGCACATGGCAGCCAGAGCTGGGCACATGGATGTGGCCAAGTATCTGCTGCAGAACAAAGCCAAAGTCAACGCCAAGGCCAAG GATGACCAGACTCCTCTGCACTGTGCTACACGCATTGGCCACACCAGTATGGTCCAACTTCTGCTGGAGAACAGTGCCAACCCCAACCTGGCCACCACAGCAGGGCACACGCCTCTGCACATCACTGCCAGAGAGGGGCATGTAGACACAGCCTTGGCCCTGCTAGAGATGGGAGCCTCTCAGACTTGCATGACCAAG AAAGGATTTACCCCTCTCCACGTTGCAGCCAAGTATGGGAAGGTGGatgtggcagagctgctgctggtgcaTGATGCTCACCCCAATGCAGCAGGGAAG AATGGCCTGACCCCACTGCACGTAGCTGTGTACCACAACAACCTGGAGATCGTCAAGCTCCTGCTTCCCAAGGGGAGCTCTCCACACAGCTCAGCCTGG AACGGGTACACCCCTCTGCACATTGCTGCCAAGCAGAACCAGATGGAGGTGGCCAGCAGCTTGTTGCAGTATGGTGCTTCTGCAAATGCGGAGTCTGTTCAGGGAGTCACTCCTCTGCACCTGGCTTCTCAGGAGGGGCATACAGACATGGTagcactgcttttctccaaGCAAGCCAATGGAAATTTAGGCAACAAG AGTGGCCTGACTCCTCTCCATCTCGTGGCCCAAGAGGGACACGTACCAGTTGCTGATGTTCTGGTGAAACACGGAGTCACAGTGGATGCAACAACGAGG ATGGGCTACACCCCGCTGCACGTAGCCAGCCACTATGGGAACATCAAATTGGTGAAGtttctgctgcagcaccaggctgATGTCAATGCTAAAACTAAG CTGGGCTACACACCCCTgcaccaggcagcacagcagggtcACACGGACGTGGTGACCCTGCTGCTGAAGCATGGTGCCTCTCCCAACGAGATCAGCACG AATGGCACCACTCCCCTGGCCATCGCGAAGCGCCTCGGTTACATTTCTGTCACAGATGTGCTCAAGATAGTCACAGAGGAGACCAGCATCCCA CCAGTCAGTGACAAGTACCGCATGAGCTTCCCGGAGACTGTGGATGAGATTCTGGATGTGTCGGAGGATGAAG AGGAGGAGCTGATCGCACCAAAACCCAGAACACCTGAACCCAGGGAGCAGGAGGTCAAGAGGGAGATGCTGGAGTTTGTGACCGTGACAACACTGGAGCAAAC GGAGGAGTCTGTAGCTATCCCACAGGTCCCCTGCGTGCCCCCTGAGACTGTGGTGACCAGAGCAGAGGAGCCTGAGCAGGTGGGATCTGTAGAGACTGAAGCTGAGCAAGGCAGCCTGCTGCACGCACCCTCGGTGTCCCCACAGGAG CCCTCCAAGGAGTTCGATGAGGACTCCTTGATTCCCAGCAGCCCGGCCACCGAGACCTCAGACAACATCAGCCCCGTGGCCAGTCCCGTTCACACAGG GTTCCTGGTGAGCTTCATGGTGGATGCACGCGGCGGCTCCATGCGGGGCAGCCGGCACCACGGGCTGCGTGTGGTCATCCCACCCCGTGCCTGTGCCGCTCCCACCCGCATCACTTGCCGCCTGGTGAAGCCTCAGAAACTGCCTGCACCCCCACCGCTGGCTGAGGAGGAAGGCCTGGCGAGCCGCATCATTGCACTGGGGCCAGCTGGCGCCCAGTTCCTCAG CCCCGTCATCGTGGAAATTCCTCACTTTGCCTCCTACGGACGTGGGGACCGTGAGCTGGTGGTGTTACGCAGTGAGAATGGCTCTGTCTGGAAGGAGCACCGCAACCGCTATGAGGAGAGCTACATGGACCAACTGCTCAATGGCATGGATGAGG AGCTGGAGAGCCAAGAGgagctggagaagaagagggTCTGCCGCATCATCACCACTGACTTTCCTCTCTACTTCGTGGTCATGTCCCGGATTTGCCAAGACTGTGACATGATTGGCCCCGAGGGAGGGTGCTTGAAAAGCACACTGGTGCCTATGGTGCAGGCCACCTTCCCAGACACCGCTGTCACCAAGAAAGTGAGGCTGGCTCTGCAG GCGCAGCCCGTGCCTGATGAGCTGGTGACCAAGCTGCTGGGGAACCAGGCAACTTTCAGCCCCATCGTCACAGTGGAGCCTCGCCGGAGGAAGTTCCACCGCCCCATTGGCCTCCGCATCCCTCTGCCCCCATCCTGGAAGGACAATCCCCGAGACAGTGGCGAGGGTGACACCACCAGCCTGcgcctgctctgctctgtgataG gagggacaGCACAAGCTCAGTGGGAAGACATCACAGGCACCACGAAGCTGGTCTATGAAAAGGAGTGCGCTAACTTTACCACCAATGTGTCTGCCAG GTTCTGGCTGGCTGACTGCCCACGCACTGCTGAGGCTGTGCACTTTGCCACCATGCTGTACAAGGAACTGACAGCTGTGCCCTACATGGCCAAATTTGTGGTGTTTGCCAAGATGAATGATGGACGGGAAGGCCGGCTGCGCTGCTACTGCATGACTGATGACAAGGTGGACAAGACTTTGGAGCAGCACGAAAACTTCACTGAGGTGGCCCGCAGCAGGGACATTGAG GTGGTGGAGGGAATGCCTCTGCATGTCGAGCTCTCAGGGAATCTGGTGCCCGTCAAGAAGGCCACGCAGTCACGCACCTTCCACTTCCAGTCCTTCCGGGAGAACCGCCTCGCCATCCCCATCAAG GTCCGGGACAGCAGCCGGGAAGCCAGTGGCTCCTTGTCCTTCCTGCGCAAAGCCATGAAGTATGAGGACTTGCAGCATGTGCTCTGCCACCTCAACATCAGCATTCCACCCTGCACCAAG GGAAGTGGCACAGAGGAGCGAAGGAGGACACTGACACCTTTGTCTCTGAGGGAGCGATACAGCATCCTAAGTGAGAGCTGTTTCG GCTCTCTGAGCAGCACTGACAGGGCAGACCAGAAGATGATCGACATCGCAGAGCAGCTCGGCCTCAGCTGGGCAG AGCTGGCACGTGAGCTGCAGTTTGGGGTGGATGACATCAACAGGATTCGTGTGGAGAACCCTAACTccttgctggagcagagcaTAGCTTTACTCAACCTCTGGGTCAGCCGCGAGGGCAAGGGTGTCAAGA TTGAGAACCTGTACACGGCGCTGAGGAACATTGACCGCAGCGAGATTGTCAGCACGCTGGAGGGCTCCGGCCGGCAGAGCCGCAGCTTGAAGGGCAGCTGGCGCTACACAGACAGGGACTATTCACTCTCACCCTCCCAGATGAATG GTTATGCTTCGCTGCAGGACGAGCTGCTCTCCCCTGCCTCCCTGCATTATATGCTGCCATCCCCTCTGCGTGCTGACCAGTACTGGAACGAGGTGGCCATCATGGACGCCATCCCTATGGCCGCCACCGAGCAGGACGCCCTGATGGAGATGTCTGACATGCAGGTGTGGTCCTCAGGGCTCACCCCTTCACTGGTGACGGCTGAGGACTCCTCTCTGGAGTGCAGCAAGGCTGAGGACTCGGATGCCACAAGCGAAGGTCGTTTCCCAGGGCAACTTCTGACAGACGCACACGGCCCAGACCACATGGGCTCTATGGACTTAGTTGAGGATGACACAGTGGACTCAGATGCCATGAACGGGCTGATTGAACTGCTAGAGCAGGAGGAAGGGCAGAGGCCAGAAGGGAAGACGCCAGCCAGGGACCACCAGCTGGGGACTGGAGAGCAAAACCCAGAGAGTGAAGtctcttttgtttcagttcaaCAGAAGGTACAAGCCAGGATCGTGGCATCGCCGACTGTGAGCCACACAGTGGAGAGGAGTGCAGACAG GCTGAGGGACTGGAATGCAGAAGGCTCCTTTATCTCCTGCCTACAGGACCTGACAGAGGGCTCCTGGCAGGAGGGGGTCACCCGACGGCTGGGCCCAGCACACACCGTGGCTGCTGGGGCGCAGGGCCAGGAGCAAGAGCAGGTCCTGGCGCCGGACGTGGAGCTGATGCGGGTCAGCTCCACAGAGGACAGCgactggcagccccagcaccccGCGGGCAGCTGGCCAGAGGAGCCCGACAGCCGCTGCTTTGGGCAG GGCAACGAAGTCCTCCATTTACCTGGGGAGCACGTGACTGAGGAGCAGTTCACAGATGAACAAGGCAATATAATCACCAAGAAG GTCATCCGGAAGGTGGTGCGTCATCTGGGCCCTAGTGACACAGATGACAGGCAGGAGCATGAGGACCTGATCCTGGAGGGCTCCCTGCAGGAGCCCCCAAAGACCTGGAGACAGAGGCTGATCACTTCATGTACTCCATCCTACAGAGGGACGGTCTGGGGGCCAAG